The Conexivisphaera calida genome includes a region encoding these proteins:
- the upsF gene encoding membrane pilin protein UpsF, translated as MSSHRSRIRGWLVYMVTAPLAVLAAWVGYYIATVARASWEASLLSAALMGISVGWLMAGFALYYEQMRSERISIPKRPKVRPAKVGKRNKHLDRIATRLARGHSEDILRAGINVTPSTFYYRWVRIAAYSLVAAAPAGIVFAYLLHSPLPLVAIAAPFIVLFIGPDIVVRNAASDRRSGAEDELPFLALYMSVLSSAGITLYEGMKRLIGRGIYKRLEADAVYLQRSVEFMGDDEMSAVDRLARAHPSRAVRDFLYGYSSEIRSGGDVAGYFSDRAEELLRWLQFRFERYSDSVSDMGEMMTAMFFVLPAIVLTTAFISPGASMGLVWLMGGLAIPIIGLLVMMIIRSNQPKTGDKFEGNTYMGIAAGAVAGVASYMVSMVAHASLPLWAPLAAALVSGSIAFGVPVQMKVRAINEEERSLPDFLRDVTEYRKAGYTVSRAIMALSQEGKYSKPLQVFLRRLSASIQMGLRLPEVKARANSWLVNQIVFLLGQVEESGGGTPRDFETMHAFVERYVMAKRMARGRMRLYQMLAIGTPMGLAFLIWIMATFLTKFQLPSLPGAPSLLATSIPPGLFSAAYVMVITAAAFMALSAGTASDFTPLNTTRIAVSVLIAALVVFVVSYYGSALSALMPTSVPGMFALAAPWA; from the coding sequence GTGAGTTCGCACAGATCCCGGATCCGCGGCTGGCTCGTCTATATGGTCACGGCCCCCCTTGCGGTTCTCGCGGCGTGGGTCGGGTACTACATCGCGACCGTCGCCAGGGCCTCATGGGAGGCCTCGCTCCTGTCGGCGGCCCTGATGGGGATCTCCGTCGGGTGGCTCATGGCGGGTTTCGCACTCTACTACGAGCAGATGCGCTCGGAGCGCATCAGTATACCGAAGCGCCCGAAGGTCCGCCCGGCGAAAGTCGGGAAGCGCAACAAGCACCTCGACAGGATCGCGACCCGCCTGGCGCGCGGGCACAGCGAGGACATCCTGCGCGCCGGGATCAACGTGACCCCGTCGACCTTCTACTACCGGTGGGTCAGGATCGCGGCCTACTCGCTGGTCGCCGCGGCCCCCGCCGGGATCGTTTTCGCCTACCTCCTCCACAGCCCCCTGCCGCTGGTCGCCATAGCCGCGCCATTCATAGTGCTCTTCATCGGCCCGGACATCGTGGTGAGGAACGCGGCCTCCGACAGGAGGAGCGGCGCCGAGGACGAGTTGCCGTTCCTCGCGCTCTACATGTCGGTGCTGTCCAGCGCCGGGATCACGCTCTACGAGGGCATGAAGCGCCTGATAGGCCGCGGGATCTACAAACGCCTGGAGGCCGATGCCGTGTACCTCCAGCGCTCCGTGGAGTTCATGGGAGATGACGAGATGTCCGCGGTCGACAGGCTGGCGCGCGCCCATCCATCGCGCGCGGTGCGCGACTTCCTCTACGGCTATTCGAGCGAGATCCGCTCGGGCGGCGACGTGGCGGGCTACTTCTCGGACCGCGCGGAGGAGCTGTTGCGCTGGCTCCAGTTCCGCTTCGAGCGCTACTCCGACTCTGTGTCGGACATGGGCGAGATGATGACCGCCATGTTCTTCGTGCTCCCTGCGATAGTGCTCACTACCGCGTTCATATCGCCGGGCGCCTCGATGGGCCTCGTGTGGCTCATGGGCGGCCTGGCGATACCCATCATAGGCCTGCTCGTCATGATGATCATCCGGAGCAACCAGCCGAAGACGGGCGATAAGTTCGAGGGGAACACCTACATGGGCATCGCCGCGGGCGCCGTGGCCGGGGTCGCGTCCTACATGGTGTCGATGGTCGCGCACGCGAGCCTGCCGCTCTGGGCCCCGCTCGCGGCGGCGCTCGTCTCCGGATCCATCGCGTTCGGCGTGCCGGTGCAGATGAAGGTGCGCGCGATAAACGAGGAGGAGCGCTCGCTCCCTGACTTCCTCAGGGACGTGACCGAGTACAGGAAGGCGGGCTACACGGTGTCGAGGGCGATCATGGCCCTGTCGCAGGAGGGCAAGTACTCGAAGCCGCTCCAGGTCTTCCTCAGGCGCCTTTCGGCGTCGATCCAGATGGGCCTCCGCCTCCCCGAGGTCAAGGCGCGCGCCAACTCATGGCTCGTCAACCAGATCGTGTTCCTCCTGGGCCAGGTGGAGGAGTCCGGCGGCGGCACACCGAGGGACTTCGAGACCATGCACGCGTTCGTCGAGCGCTACGTGATGGCAAAACGCATGGCCCGCGGGCGCATGCGCCTCTACCAGATGCTCGCGATAGGCACCCCCATGGGCCTCGCGTTCCTCATCTGGATCATGGCCACCTTCCTCACCAAGTTCCAGCTCCCGAGCCTGCCGGGCGCGCCCTCGCTCCTCGCGACGAGCATCCCGCCCGGGCTCTTCTCAGCGGCATACGTCATGGTGATAACGGCGGCGGCGTTCATGGCGCTGTCCGCGGGCACCGCGAGCGACTTCACGCCGCTCAACACGACGCGCATCGCCGTGTCGGTGCTCATAGCCGCGCTCGTGGTGTTCGTGGTCTCGTACTACGGATCCGCGCTCTCCGCGCTCATGCCGACGAGCGTGCCCGGGATGTTCGCGCTGGCCGCGCCGTGGGCCTAG
- a CDS encoding VirB4 family type IV secretion system protein — translation MSKTEKVMRRAGAPPRRWPHIYELRSINLSLLPEQEARAVLENFSAMLNALTAPAEIRVVEDRRAVALGDELYEIPYKRFFMASEEPLEDALSLAGLRFVKVPDMPELKLTADAPRFAVDADGQFVRVYTLIGLTPAMGAGWLTDLYPYLHEVRIHLRPLENGRDLAVHHYRALAAAVEVRAREGRPVDPERAMELEAARAASDAVASGREQLFLVRTLLVIRARDAAEMEQKRRNVRARLHGFIDSPLHMNASMYLGIGPEWARGRELYMPTSTLVGFFPFAGLDLIDPTPTAIVLGQNLLTGNVIAYDVYERENYNVAIFGQTGYGKSTLVKAWVSRFAAADPDAFIWVFDSIVRPEYAWGPGGTYEGSFAELIGAEVLDLSQPQAMDPLQVFESRPAALSFIADLAGITEPDLRADLNLLKSGHIEDLPAEAGGPLGKRLEAGLRPFSHLWSGKESTLTTRQVFVLSSIEGAAVRDAAAYLALAWVWKNVKKSPVRTRKMIVVDEGWAFVEVNPKTGKPYFPGTVEFVPEVARTGRHYNAAFMIATQRVSDMMQGPGRVVLENAATKIVLHQDAAAAEMLAGPLALSREEVQFAVGARIGQALLASPEGHVPLYVMLSKSELARFTTKPAEVAA, via the coding sequence ATGAGCAAGACCGAGAAGGTGATGAGGCGCGCGGGCGCGCCCCCGAGGCGCTGGCCGCATATATACGAGCTCCGCTCCATCAACCTCTCGCTCCTCCCGGAGCAGGAGGCGCGCGCCGTGCTGGAGAACTTCTCCGCCATGCTCAACGCGCTCACGGCGCCCGCGGAGATCCGTGTGGTCGAGGACCGGCGCGCCGTGGCGCTGGGGGACGAGCTCTACGAGATACCCTACAAGAGGTTCTTCATGGCGTCCGAGGAACCGCTTGAGGACGCGCTCTCGCTCGCGGGCCTCAGGTTCGTGAAGGTCCCTGACATGCCGGAGCTGAAGCTCACGGCGGACGCGCCCCGGTTCGCGGTCGACGCGGACGGGCAGTTCGTGCGCGTCTACACGCTGATAGGGCTCACGCCCGCCATGGGCGCCGGATGGCTCACGGACCTCTACCCCTACCTGCACGAGGTCCGCATCCACCTCCGGCCCCTCGAAAACGGGCGCGACCTGGCGGTGCACCACTACCGCGCGCTCGCGGCGGCGGTGGAGGTCAGGGCGCGCGAGGGGCGCCCGGTGGATCCCGAGCGCGCCATGGAGCTTGAGGCGGCGCGCGCCGCGTCCGACGCCGTCGCCTCGGGCCGGGAGCAACTCTTCCTGGTGCGCACGCTCCTGGTGATCCGCGCGAGGGACGCGGCTGAGATGGAGCAGAAGCGCAGGAACGTCCGGGCGCGCCTGCACGGGTTCATCGACTCGCCCCTTCACATGAACGCGTCCATGTACCTCGGCATTGGCCCGGAGTGGGCGCGCGGGCGCGAGCTCTACATGCCCACCTCGACCTTGGTCGGGTTCTTCCCGTTCGCGGGCCTCGACCTCATAGACCCGACGCCGACCGCGATCGTCCTTGGCCAGAACCTGCTCACGGGCAACGTCATCGCGTACGACGTGTACGAGAGGGAGAACTACAACGTCGCGATCTTCGGCCAGACCGGCTACGGGAAGTCGACGCTCGTGAAGGCGTGGGTCTCGCGGTTTGCCGCCGCCGACCCGGACGCGTTCATATGGGTCTTTGACTCGATCGTGCGCCCGGAGTACGCGTGGGGGCCGGGCGGCACATACGAGGGGTCGTTCGCGGAGCTGATCGGCGCGGAAGTGCTGGACCTCTCCCAGCCCCAGGCCATGGACCCATTGCAGGTGTTCGAGTCGCGTCCCGCCGCGCTCTCGTTCATCGCGGACCTCGCGGGGATAACCGAGCCGGACCTGCGCGCGGACCTCAACCTCCTGAAGTCCGGGCACATCGAGGACCTCCCGGCTGAGGCGGGCGGGCCGCTCGGAAAGCGGCTTGAGGCCGGGCTGAGGCCCTTCTCGCACCTGTGGAGCGGGAAGGAGAGCACGCTCACGACGAGGCAGGTGTTCGTGCTCAGCTCGATAGAGGGGGCCGCCGTGCGCGACGCCGCCGCGTACCTCGCGCTCGCGTGGGTCTGGAAAAACGTGAAGAAGTCGCCCGTCCGCACGAGGAAGATGATCGTGGTGGACGAGGGGTGGGCGTTCGTCGAGGTCAACCCGAAGACCGGCAAGCCCTACTTTCCCGGGACTGTCGAGTTCGTGCCGGAGGTCGCCCGCACGGGGCGCCACTACAACGCGGCCTTCATGATAGCCACCCAGCGCGTCTCGGATATGATGCAGGGGCCGGGCCGGGTCGTGCTTGAGAACGCCGCCACCAAGATAGTGCTCCACCAGGACGCTGCCGCGGCTGAGATGCTGGCGGGGCCGCTGGCGCTCTCGCGCGAGGAGGTCCAGTTCGCCGTGGGCGCGCGCATAGGCCAGGCGCTCCTCGCCTCGCCTGAGGGCCACGTTCCGCTCTACGTGATGCTCTCGAAGTCGGAGCTCGCGCGGTTCACGACTAAACCGGCTGAGGTCGCGGCATAG
- a CDS encoding DUF1286 domain-containing protein has translation MKLATHYAFTIGLVALAARTFLPVAGAIAAAAWLGLLVNWIIDRAGHEVRGGIPRRTAGTHSLPGAVGVGVAVGVLPVALMALVDPTALAAAGIQLSGVPLIALIMAALGALAGLSHLLLDALTEGGIFYHGRRWALAHWRYNDAGANALFALLGILMLGGAALGL, from the coding sequence GTGAAGCTCGCGACCCATTACGCATTCACGATCGGCCTCGTGGCGCTGGCCGCGCGCACTTTTCTCCCGGTCGCCGGGGCGATCGCCGCCGCGGCGTGGCTCGGGCTCCTCGTGAACTGGATAATCGACCGCGCGGGGCACGAGGTCCGCGGCGGGATCCCGAGACGCACCGCGGGCACGCACTCCCTGCCGGGCGCGGTCGGCGTCGGGGTCGCGGTCGGCGTCCTCCCGGTCGCCCTCATGGCACTCGTGGACCCGACCGCGCTGGCCGCGGCGGGGATCCAGCTCTCGGGGGTCCCGCTCATCGCGCTCATAATGGCCGCGCTGGGGGCGCTCGCGGGCCTCTCGCACCTCCTCCTCGACGCGCTGACGGAGGGCGGAATCTTCTACCACGGGCGCCGGTGGGCGCTCGCGCATTGGAGATATAACGACGCGGGCGCCAACGCCCTCTTCGCGCTCCTCGGGATCCTCATGCTCGGGGGCGCCGCGCTCGGGCTGTGA
- a CDS encoding DNA methyltransferase yields the protein MTVEIEVAFQTARGIYYLGDALEVLPGLDERSVDIVFTDPPFFMDDEGPYGNYGSYASALPHLHHVMKPDGWLLVYFPSNKLDLILRDTTVYFEYVDRFVVLYPQSTTKGAFGGKRTLELLVFKKGAPRTGGRMPIDVLDGIDDPLLARRGPRGSLWKPTLPTAILLGQVLAWDPDTVVLDPFAGYGSIPAVAEALGLRWIAIDIDPEKAAVARDIIATAGRARPIEAYFP from the coding sequence GTGACCGTGGAGATCGAGGTCGCGTTCCAGACCGCACGCGGGATCTACTACCTTGGGGACGCGCTGGAGGTTCTTCCGGGACTGGACGAGCGGAGTGTCGATATTGTGTTCACGGATCCGCCATTCTTCATGGATGATGAAGGCCCGTATGGTAACTATGGCTCGTACGCGTCGGCGCTCCCTCACCTCCACCACGTCATGAAGCCGGACGGGTGGCTCCTGGTCTACTTCCCGAGCAACAAACTCGACCTCATATTGCGGGACACGACCGTGTACTTTGAGTACGTCGACCGGTTTGTCGTGCTCTATCCCCAGAGCACCACGAAGGGCGCGTTCGGGGGCAAGCGCACGCTTGAGCTACTGGTCTTCAAAAAGGGCGCCCCGCGTACTGGGGGCCGCATGCCGATCGATGTCCTGGACGGCATCGACGACCCGCTCCTCGCGAGGCGGGGTCCACGCGGATCCCTATGGAAGCCGACCCTCCCAACCGCGATCCTGCTCGGCCAGGTCCTCGCCTGGGATCCCGACACGGTGGTGCTGGATCCGTTCGCGGGCTACGGCAGTATTCCGGCGGTGGCCGAGGCGCTCGGCCTCAGGTGGATCGCGATCGACATCGACCCGGAGAAAGCCGCGGTGGCGCGGGATATCATAGCGACCGCCGGGCGCGCCCGGCCCATTGAGGCATATTTCCCGTAA
- a CDS encoding DUF932 domain-containing protein has protein sequence MAGALHDLGKYSRSSRSTSGDAGSGAPSTHPYLRWRLSAWFAGNSVDGSIAPLSFSGFTLRLACTNGAVATSELTAFRIRIEGGMNEVEDEIRRRLEGLLQYMEEEIETYRRWTTMQVDDLLARMLAATMPRRYIEGIVLVGRKGTVVNYARVDAWQAFNSATDPLSHRNLEARRREELLLRLRRVFDVWQAVRENRMSVEEAEERLGIDLEEVPEAQAREP, from the coding sequence TTGGCGGGCGCGCTGCACGACCTCGGGAAGTACTCTCGCAGTTCCAGGAGCACGTCAGGGGATGCAGGGTCCGGTGCTCCCAGCACGCACCCATATCTACGCTGGCGACTTTCCGCGTGGTTCGCGGGGAACTCGGTCGACGGATCCATAGCTCCCCTCTCCTTCTCTGGATTCACGCTCCGCCTCGCGTGCACTAACGGCGCCGTGGCGACCTCCGAGCTGACCGCGTTCCGCATACGCATCGAGGGCGGGATGAACGAGGTCGAGGACGAGATCCGGAGGAGGTTGGAGGGCCTCCTGCAGTACATGGAGGAAGAGATTGAGACCTACCGCAGGTGGACGACGATGCAGGTGGACGACCTCCTGGCCAGGATGCTCGCCGCGACGATGCCCAGGAGGTATATAGAGGGCATAGTCCTAGTCGGAAGGAAGGGAACCGTGGTCAACTACGCGCGCGTCGACGCGTGGCAGGCATTCAACTCGGCCACGGACCCTCTGTCCCACAGGAACCTCGAGGCGAGGCGCCGCGAGGAGCTCCTCCTCCGGCTCAGGCGCGTCTTTGATGTGTGGCAGGCCGTGCGGGAGAACCGCATGTCCGTGGAGGAGGCCGAGGAACGCCTGGGCATCGACCTGGAGGAGGTGCCCGAGGCGCAGGCGCGCGAGCCCTGA
- a CDS encoding TraM recognition domain-containing protein, with protein sequence MDSLTDADLRGHTLVIGATGAGKTNFLLYTMHHIHARMNAAVIFVDPHGQASVDLARMIPETRVFDPYYSPFGLNPLELGPYSSQEERKLMIQMRVGELLAVMADFFSVTVDKAPRLLWILRGALLYLYSITDTPTFLDLYYLLTDIMGMEEGEAADLLGSAGLDDETVMRTLEAMSRLEAAAFTAVLNRISNFVMPSGSLTARTFCSRRSTVPFDELIRPGSIAAFRMSRFQLPEDFRKLATNTIIMDVYFAVQRRMKELEASGAGVSSYGGGPPPVYLVVDEFQNVADLDLLQTILSEARKFGLYLIVAHQNVAQIREDLFQSFLGNAGLIVSFRVGPDDASKLWSALGLRTGSGQKNGDPSTLTRLPNYTAIVRRNPVSGGPLTYFMRVPRAPPPRISEEEVIARIRAVPPSALEDRRAVYRGAVEDLAARTGRPPFTPAQWAALAALRTGQAHSYRAMVDLFYHRYFWDESVTLSAANYLMDSGLVAGRTAGGDVEYELTDAALKYFQSDVVGPRAGGPVHNLIVRRVVRRYWEMGYYCSLDDGTPGEERPDILVWRPMATEVDSKWGKRSMREPSRWDPEPIAIEVETLLGRRRQVLKNIDKCKRYANVVFITDSEEHASKLRELMRQAGADFKVQVEDVGQREEAPGEEDLDSFIVSLVMNGWPGVEEAARLGGVDPEDVEEHLRGLIEIGILREVDGRLEAVVEPVRAPSGTPEE encoded by the coding sequence GTGGACAGCCTCACCGACGCGGACCTCCGCGGGCACACGCTCGTCATAGGCGCGACGGGCGCCGGGAAGACGAACTTCCTGCTCTACACCATGCACCACATCCACGCGCGCATGAACGCGGCGGTGATATTCGTCGACCCGCACGGCCAGGCCTCCGTGGACCTGGCGCGCATGATCCCGGAGACGCGCGTGTTCGACCCATACTACTCGCCGTTCGGCCTCAATCCCCTCGAACTGGGCCCCTACTCGTCGCAGGAGGAGCGCAAGCTCATGATCCAGATGCGCGTCGGCGAGCTCCTCGCGGTGATGGCGGACTTCTTCTCCGTGACGGTGGACAAGGCGCCCCGGCTCCTCTGGATCCTGAGGGGCGCGCTCCTCTACCTCTACTCGATCACGGACACGCCCACCTTCCTGGACCTCTACTACCTGCTCACGGACATCATGGGCATGGAGGAGGGGGAAGCGGCGGACCTGCTCGGCTCGGCGGGCCTGGACGACGAGACCGTGATGCGCACCCTTGAGGCCATGTCGCGGCTGGAGGCCGCCGCCTTCACGGCTGTGCTCAACAGGATCTCGAACTTCGTGATGCCGTCCGGGTCGCTCACGGCGCGCACCTTCTGCTCCCGCCGCTCGACGGTGCCGTTCGACGAGCTGATCCGCCCGGGATCCATCGCGGCCTTCCGCATGTCGCGCTTCCAGCTCCCGGAGGACTTCCGCAAGCTCGCGACCAACACGATCATCATGGACGTGTACTTCGCGGTCCAGCGCCGGATGAAGGAGCTGGAGGCGAGCGGGGCCGGCGTGTCCTCTTACGGCGGCGGGCCGCCGCCCGTCTACCTGGTGGTGGACGAGTTCCAGAACGTGGCGGATCTCGACCTCCTGCAGACCATCCTCTCGGAGGCGCGGAAGTTCGGGCTCTACCTGATAGTCGCGCACCAGAACGTGGCACAGATCCGCGAGGACCTGTTCCAGAGCTTCCTGGGCAACGCGGGGCTCATCGTGTCCTTCCGCGTCGGCCCGGATGACGCATCGAAGCTCTGGAGCGCCCTAGGTCTGCGGACGGGATCCGGCCAGAAGAACGGGGATCCATCGACGCTCACCAGGCTCCCGAACTACACCGCGATAGTGCGCCGGAACCCGGTCTCGGGCGGCCCGCTCACGTACTTCATGAGGGTCCCGCGGGCGCCCCCGCCCCGCATCTCGGAGGAGGAGGTCATAGCGCGGATCCGCGCCGTGCCCCCGAGCGCGTTGGAGGACAGGCGCGCGGTCTACCGGGGCGCGGTCGAGGACCTGGCGGCGCGCACGGGAAGGCCGCCGTTCACGCCCGCACAATGGGCCGCCCTCGCGGCGCTCCGGACGGGGCAGGCCCATAGCTACAGGGCGATGGTGGACCTCTTCTACCACCGCTACTTCTGGGACGAGTCCGTGACCCTGAGCGCGGCCAACTACCTGATGGACTCCGGGCTCGTGGCCGGGAGGACCGCGGGCGGCGACGTGGAGTACGAGCTGACGGACGCGGCGCTCAAGTACTTCCAGTCCGACGTGGTTGGTCCGCGCGCGGGCGGGCCCGTCCACAACCTCATAGTCCGGCGCGTCGTGCGCCGCTACTGGGAGATGGGCTACTACTGCTCCCTCGACGACGGCACGCCCGGAGAGGAGAGGCCGGACATCCTGGTGTGGCGGCCCATGGCCACCGAGGTCGACTCGAAGTGGGGGAAGCGCTCGATGCGCGAGCCCTCGCGGTGGGATCCTGAGCCGATCGCAATCGAGGTCGAGACGCTCCTGGGCCGGCGCCGCCAGGTGCTGAAGAACATCGACAAGTGCAAGAGATATGCGAACGTGGTCTTCATCACGGACAGCGAGGAGCACGCCTCCAAGCTGAGGGAGCTCATGAGGCAGGCGGGCGCCGACTTCAAGGTCCAGGTCGAGGACGTGGGGCAGAGGGAGGAGGCGCCGGGCGAGGAGGACCTGGACTCGTTCATCGTGAGCCTGGTCATGAACGGCTGGCCGGGGGTCGAGGAGGCCGCCCGGCTCGGGGGCGTGGATCCCGAGGACGTGGAGGAGCACCTGCGCGGCCTGATCGAGATCGGGATCCTTAGGGAGGTCGACGGCAGGCTGGAGGCCGTCGTGGAGCCGGTGCGGGCGCCCTCGGGCACGCCCGAGGAGTAG
- a CDS encoding NosD domain-containing protein, which produces MMVVSGTGRAGNSTIELAWEMEAETYADSHVEEFSASRSRGSKRGSILALATIILLMLLASSAGLSTAHPAHAQAQQDLGITYITGYVNITQPGYYELATNLSDTQSGGYCIGIFASNVTLNGDGHMLNGSYSGIGVFAASNVSNIIIENITIENYHYGIYDNSSNSAIKGALVSDSSVGIVVRADGDIVSNNTVTFTATVIYNNNNADIFYHNGTGIEIYGDNNSILYNDIQSVVPSIHVELASYHGQSRGILVNGDNNTILGNTLNESWVVSGFALDLGVEGNDNVIARNIIGGGNDYDVYVSGSGNSLIGNVVSGSVENVYVSGSGNIIDKNNVYGFIIGLYLNGSDSEIFDDYFGGSIGTNNTAIKLSGSNITIYNITVTGPPPYGAALNDIYIIQGKNIIIEDSNFSYGGDWGIYSYQLWKNTNITIRDNYFSHIGDSAIEVAGNNYTIADNIICSSYEGIYVEGSDNEVINNILSYNNKGVYFIGAYNNTLARNSVTANNVGLEIDASYGNEIFSNIILGNGLGMRLFYSSRNLIYNNLFDNEINTNVSNGFNYWNTTLQNGENIVGGGVIGGNAWFDPQGNGFSQTAPPSSNNHYLCNEPFVINQNNTDYLPLRGSAYKVVFIESGLPAGTIWSVTLEGITNSSRSDILTFMVPAGNYSYKVNTISGYSVSPSGGHITVNSNVTQYMTFTATTTITATSMSLGEILSYSNLLIIAVVMVIIIAVSVIILTLSKRNK; this is translated from the coding sequence ATGATGGTCGTCTCTGGAACTGGAAGAGCCGGTAACTCAACCATCGAGCTCGCATGGGAAATGGAGGCGGAAACCTACGCCGATTCACATGTGGAGGAGTTCTCGGCTTCGAGAAGCAGGGGATCGAAGCGCGGATCGATCCTAGCGCTCGCCACGATCATCCTCCTCATGCTCCTTGCCAGCTCGGCCGGGCTCTCGACCGCTCATCCAGCGCATGCCCAAGCTCAGCAGGACCTCGGAATCACATATATAACCGGTTACGTTAACATAACCCAGCCCGGATACTACGAGCTCGCCACTAACCTCTCGGACACACAGAGCGGCGGCTACTGCATAGGGATATTCGCAAGCAACGTGACGCTCAATGGAGACGGTCATATGCTCAACGGGAGCTATTCCGGGATAGGAGTATTTGCGGCCTCGAATGTAAGCAACATTATTATAGAAAATATCACAATTGAGAACTATCATTATGGCATATATGATAATTCATCGAATAGCGCAATCAAGGGCGCCCTTGTCTCTGATAGTTCGGTAGGTATCGTCGTTCGCGCCGACGGCGACATAGTTTCCAACAACACTGTGACATTCACAGCCACGGTGATCTACAACAATAATAACGCAGATATTTTCTATCATAATGGAACAGGAATCGAGATTTATGGAGATAATAACAGCATTCTCTACAACGATATCCAATCGGTAGTTCCCTCCATCCACGTGGAGTTAGCGAGTTATCATGGTCAAAGCCGCGGCATTCTGGTGAACGGCGACAATAATACAATCCTGGGCAACACCCTCAACGAAAGTTGGGTGGTAAGTGGGTTTGCCCTCGACTTGGGCGTCGAGGGCAATGATAACGTGATAGCCCGTAATATCATTGGGGGCGGCAACGATTATGACGTCTATGTGAGCGGCAGCGGCAACAGCTTGATCGGAAACGTGGTTTCGGGCTCCGTTGAGAACGTCTATGTGAGCGGCAGCGGCAACATCATAGATAAGAATAATGTATATGGTTTTATTATTGGCTTATATCTTAACGGTAGTGATTCGGAAATTTTCGACGATTATTTTGGCGGCTCTATAGGTACAAATAATACAGCAATAAAGCTTTCTGGTTCTAATATAACGATTTATAACATAACAGTAACAGGACCGCCACCATATGGCGCCGCGTTAAATGATATTTACATTATACAAGGCAAAAACATCATCATCGAGGATTCCAACTTCTCGTATGGCGGTGACTGGGGGATATATTCCTATCAGCTGTGGAAGAACACCAACATCACCATACGTGATAACTATTTTTCTCACATTGGTGATAGTGCAATAGAAGTGGCCGGCAACAATTACACGATAGCCGACAATATCATATGCTCCAGCTATGAAGGTATATATGTGGAGGGAAGTGATAATGAAGTAATTAATAACATATTATCATATAATAACAAGGGTGTGTACTTCATAGGGGCTTACAACAACACGCTCGCGCGCAATAGTGTAACAGCAAATAATGTGGGTTTAGAAATAGACGCCTCATATGGAAATGAGATATTCAGTAATATAATATTAGGCAACGGGCTGGGCATGAGGCTTTTCTATTCATCCCGCAACCTAATTTACAACAATCTGTTTGACAACGAAATAAACACAAATGTCAGTAATGGATTTAATTACTGGAATACAACTTTGCAAAACGGAGAAAATATTGTAGGTGGCGGCGTAATAGGCGGCAACGCATGGTTCGATCCCCAGGGTAATGGCTTCTCTCAGACGGCTCCGCCGTCTTCCAACAACCATTACCTATGTAACGAGCCGTTCGTGATCAACCAGAACAATACAGATTATCTTCCACTGAGAGGTTCAGCTTACAAAGTGGTCTTCATAGAATCCGGGCTACCTGCAGGAACCATCTGGTCCGTGACTTTGGAGGGCATCACGAATTCCTCGAGGAGCGACATCTTAACCTTCATGGTCCCGGCCGGCAACTACTCCTACAAGGTAAACACAATATCCGGGTATTCCGTGTCACCATCCGGCGGGCATATAACTGTCAACTCCAACGTTACTCAATACATGACATTCACGGCCACCACTACAATCACCGCAACCTCCATGTCTCTCGGCGAAATCCTGAGCTACTCCAATTTGCTGATAATAGCGGTAGTGATGGTGATAATAATAGCGGTGTCCGTCATCATCCTGACCCTCAGTAAAAGGAATAAATAA
- a CDS encoding archaellin/type IV pilin N-terminal domain-containing protein encodes MNFPMSVGGRAPADTRSKHAHRAISPIIATIILIVITVVAGAFLYVYATGMMKSGATAQQVNIQSSSLVVPNGAGTTGYLTVTLQNPGTVAVSSVDLTMFNGTPVTGGTGWIGTIPPGGTASGSANVVIKTGQSSNSATYSSGTLTVSVTDKVANLVAGDSYPIQLVVHYSNGQTQTITTTITASSS; translated from the coding sequence ATGAACTTCCCGATGTCCGTCGGCGGGCGCGCGCCCGCTGACACGAGGTCCAAGCACGCGCACAGGGCCATATCGCCGATCATCGCGACGATAATCCTGATCGTCATCACCGTCGTCGCAGGCGCATTCCTGTACGTCTACGCCACCGGCATGATGAAGAGTGGCGCCACCGCACAGCAGGTGAACATCCAGTCCTCCTCACTCGTGGTGCCGAACGGGGCCGGGACGACTGGCTACCTAACTGTGACCCTTCAGAACCCCGGCACCGTCGCGGTGAGTAGCGTCGATTTGACGATGTTCAACGGCACCCCGGTGACGGGCGGTACCGGGTGGATAGGCACCATCCCGCCCGGTGGCACCGCGTCCGGATCCGCGAACGTCGTCATTAAGACGGGACAGTCCTCTAATAGCGCCACCTACAGCTCCGGCACGCTCACGGTCAGCGTCACCGACAAAGTCGCCAATCTCGTCGCCGGTGACTCCTACCCGATCCAGCTAGTCGTGCACTACTCCAACGGCCAGACCCAGACCATAACCACCACGATCACAGCGTCGTCCTCGTGA